A window of the Cannabis sativa cultivar Pink pepper isolate KNU-18-1 chromosome X, ASM2916894v1, whole genome shotgun sequence genome harbors these coding sequences:
- the LOC115707968 gene encoding uncharacterized protein LOC115707968 produces the protein MTDQSSFEELITSLPLLEDLTIDNSYHKSGLEHLTISNQHLKSLKLRNMNEESDMIKVVTIKSVPNLVSFCYKGNINCNISIESTNLLNGEFVISDHHHKYDTNWFMSMLSFFMNLNCSWNIVTLRLSDKALVMPDNCKRLCRSPLAKWKHVRVITRSYIGIASRLVMGCLARKLSLKDVVMWISPSMETLSFNGKDMLTILNFNI, from the exons ATGACAGATCAGTCATCATTTGAAGAGCTCATTACAAGCCTCCCACTCCTTGAGGATTTGACAATTGATAATTCTTATCATAAGTCGGGGTTGGAGCATCTTACAATCTCAAATCAACACTTGAAAAGCCTCAAATTGAGAAATATGAACGAGGAGAGTGATATGATCAAGGTTGTCACAATTAAATCGGTGCCAAACTTAGTTTCGTTTTGTTATAAAGGTAATATTAATTGCAACATATCAATAGAGTCAACCAATTTGTTGAATGGAGAATTCGTAATTTCTGATCATCATCACAAATATGACACAAATTGGTTTATGAGTATGCTGAGTTTTTTTATGAATCTCAATTGCTCTTGGAATATTGTAACACTGCGACTTTCTGATAAG GCGCTTGTCATGCCAGACAATTGTAAAAGGTTATGTCGTTCTCCTTTAGCTAAATGGAAGCATGTCCGAGTTATTACTCGTTCTTATATAGGGATAGCGTCGCGCTTGGTGATGGGGTGTTTGGCAAGAAAGTTAAGCTTAAAAGATGTGGTTATGTGGATTTCACCATCTATGGAAACATTATCTTTTAATGGAAAGGACATGCTAACTAtccttaattttaatatttga
- the LOC133031698 gene encoding F-box/LRR-repeat protein 25-like — protein MAEKSTNNNNGLPKKKRSKTASIAKAEDRLSKLPDITLGHILSFLPTTNDVVRTCILSKRWKLIWYSVPKLCFCDTSTTVPEFQKLENYVDNCLEHRKKVDNKVKEYLSVDLEPGKCENDGYYYYYCLPKTVLNLRALTILELRGIELGYSFGFPSLNSLSLENVRLSNNVTTDVLTKSFTDCPSLEKLSLRLSSGK, from the exons ATGGCTGAAAAGAGTACAAACAACAATAATGGTCTtccaaagaaaaaaagaagtaaGACAGCATCCATTGCTAAAGCTGAAGACAGATTATCTAAGCTACCTGATATAACTCTTGGACATATTCTGTCATTTCTCCCAACTACAAACGATGTGGTTCGGACTTGCATCCTTTCTAAGCGTTGGAAATTGATATGGTATTCTGTTCCTAAACTCTGTTTCTGTGATACTAGTACTACTGTTCCCGAATTTCAAAAGTTGGAAAATTATGTTGACAATTGTTTGGAACACCGCAAGAAAG TTGACAATAAAGTCAAGGAATATTTGAGTGTTGACTTAGAACCAGGAAAATGTGAGAATGatggttattactactactactgCTTACCTAAAACAGTGTTGAACTTAAGAGCTTTGACCATTTTGGAGTTGAGGGGAATTGAGTTGGGTTACTCATTTGGTTTTCCATCCTTGAATTCATTATCATTGGAAAATGTTCGGCTTTCAAATAATGTAACTACTGATGTGCTAACCAAGTCTTTCACGGATTGCCCTTCCCTTGAGAAACTGTCATTAA GGCTTTCTTCGGGAAAATAA